DNA from Candidatus Izemoplasma sp.:
ATGAATATAACAGCGTACGCTAAGAAAAGGGTAGTAAACACACTTGGTGTTTGGAATACAATCACTAACCCGGCTGTAATTGAAAAGAGTGCTATAGTATTAAAATACATGGCAATACGCAAGTTATTATAGCGATCATTATCGTATGAGTATAGGATTAAATTAACAATGAAAAATACAACAAAAAACCCTATAAACGTAAAGAAATAATTCGAATCAACACGTAAGTGATACATAATAATAACCAAAATAATCGCAAAAATCATTGTTAATAGATTAACTAACAATGTCTTTAACTTTAGATGTCCTAATTCTAAAGTTGCCTTGTATGGATCGAGTTGCTTATACTCATACTTTTTGGTATCTTTTTGCATATCATCACAATCCTATCATTTATAGTGGATTAGATTTAATCTTTTTAAACCTTCTTGGATACTTATCCGGTGTCTCTTTTACTTTCTTAAATTGAATTAATATATGCTCTGCATCTAATAAACGATATGAGTAACGTTTCGTTTCTGTTACGCCAAGGATATCAAATGCTTTTTGACTTTGGGCTAACTCATCTTCAAACTTAGGACCTTTTAAAACAATAAATGCCCCATCTTTTTTGACAAAAGGGATGCATAACTCTGACAGCATCTGTAAGTTCGCAACGGCTCTAGCCGTAACAATGTCATAGGTTGCTTTCTCTTTAAATGATTCTGCTCGTCCATGAATTAATCTTGCCTCTAAGCCTAACTCTTTAGTTAGCGTTTTAAGAAAGGTAATACGTTTATTTAACGCAT
Protein-coding regions in this window:
- the rsmG gene encoding 16S rRNA (guanine(527)-N(7))-methyltransferase RsmG, whose amino-acid sequence is MQAFIQKLEAIDILLSKKQIQQFEDYYRLLVEWNQKVNLTAITSYDEVLMKHFYDSIMMGQIITLNDQKILDVGSGAGFPSIPLKIVYPNLDVTIIDALNKRITFLKTLTKELGLEARLIHGRAESFKEKATYDIVTARAVANLQMLSELCIPFVKKDGAFIVLKGPKFEDELAQSQKAFDILGVTETKRYSYRLLDAEHILIQFKKVKETPDKYPRRFKKIKSNPL